One segment of Thermoanaerobacter kivui DNA contains the following:
- the cmr6 gene encoding type III-B CRISPR module RAMP protein Cmr6 yields MIPLYQEAQNIEMWKKYQKNFNAGLWYDKFFYQWEKDWTIAKDGKKDGKKDGKKEWIQSVTSGDIGDPSLIQEALTRLLSLVTTLGGSYMCYKTQWRFVTGLGRKHPIENGFVWHHTLGVPYLPGSSFKGLVRSWAEEWSEIDPKEIEKIFGPKGKGKSDKAGSVIFFDVLPIKAIKLEADVMTPHYSPYYLQEKNKIEKAPGDWYAPGDWYDPVPIPFLTVASDQTFVFAIAPRIKEGKEDIFKLQEWIKEALSWAGAGAKTSVGYGRFEPHEEAQRKLAQSLKKEG; encoded by the coding sequence ATGATTCCTCTTTATCAAGAAGCTCAAAATATCGAAATGTGGAAGAAATATCAAAAAAATTTTAACGCTGGCCTCTGGTATGATAAATTTTTCTACCAGTGGGAAAAAGATTGGACTATAGCGAAAGATGGGAAAAAAGATGGGAAAAAAGATGGGAAAAAAGAATGGATTCAATCGGTGACTAGTGGTGACATAGGCGACCCATCACTTATACAAGAAGCTCTTACTCGCCTTTTATCTCTTGTAACAACTTTAGGAGGAAGTTATATGTGTTACAAAACCCAGTGGCGGTTTGTTACCGGCTTGGGGAGAAAACACCCCATAGAAAATGGTTTTGTATGGCATCATACTTTGGGAGTGCCTTATCTTCCGGGAAGTTCTTTTAAAGGATTAGTGCGTTCTTGGGCAGAAGAATGGAGCGAGATAGATCCGAAAGAAATAGAGAAAATATTTGGACCTAAAGGCAAGGGAAAATCCGATAAAGCAGGAAGCGTCATTTTCTTTGATGTGTTACCAATAAAAGCTATTAAATTAGAAGCTGATGTAATGACACCCCATTACAGCCCCTATTATTTGCAAGAGAAAAATAAAATCGAAAAAGCGCCGGGAGATTGGTATGCGCCGGGAGATTGGTATGACCCTGTGCCCATACCTTTTTTAACAGTAGCTTCAGACCAAACTTTTGTTTTTGCCATAGCTCCTCGAATTAAAGAAGGAAAAGAAGATATATTTAAATTGCAGGAATGGATAAAAGAAGCTCTTAGCTGGGCTGGAGCCGGAGCTAAAACTTCTGTAGGCTATGGTCGATTTGAACCACACGAAGAGGCTCAGAGGAAATTGGCACAATCATTAAAGAAAGAGGGATAA
- the cmr5 gene encoding type III-B CRISPR module-associated protein Cmr5, protein MRPSIAQERAKHALNEIRKINNDNGRYSSDNKNKYASYVESLPATILANGLGQAMATLLAQAKGDKEDLHYVLYNSIQSWLCRDHSQAPYRNAEDLMEAIVNSSRETYIQAQMEALAYLEWLKKFAVAFFKKETVVEKEETS, encoded by the coding sequence ATGAGGCCCTCTATTGCTCAAGAAAGGGCTAAACATGCCTTGAACGAAATTAGAAAAATAAATAACGACAATGGTAGGTACTCTTCTGATAATAAGAATAAATACGCTTCATATGTAGAAAGTTTGCCTGCAACAATTTTAGCTAATGGCTTAGGACAAGCCATGGCTACTCTTTTAGCACAGGCCAAAGGTGATAAGGAAGACCTCCACTATGTCCTATACAATTCCATACAGAGCTGGCTTTGCAGAGATCATTCCCAAGCTCCTTATCGCAATGCAGAAGATTTGATGGAGGCCATTGTCAACAGTAGCAGGGAGACATATATTCAAGCCCAGATGGAAGCTTTAGCTTACCTGGAGTGGCTTAAAAAATTTGCTGTGGCTTTTTTTAAGAAAGAGACTGTTGTTGAGAAGGAGGAAACATCATGA
- the cmr4 gene encoding type III-B CRISPR module RAMP protein Cmr4, whose product MKGSILSLFAETSLHPGVGQVVGAVDLPVAREKTTGYPVIVGSSLKGALRDKAEQVWGEKEEKLKRIFGESNQAGSLLITDARLLLLPVRSLPGPFKWVTCPYILERLKRDGELMGLSWDFDIPDPGDKALVQEEMGELFLEEIVFSTSKGKDLNKIVETLKEFIPHDSVKKRLETQLVIIDDKEFQYFAQYGLPVNARNVLNKNKTSDNLWYEEVIPPDTLFYSLIFERKLTEDQNDLYEVESLFKDSPYLQVGGNETIGQGWCRIQWFSGGESR is encoded by the coding sequence ATGAAGGGTAGTATTTTATCTCTTTTTGCAGAGACCAGTTTGCACCCTGGGGTGGGACAAGTGGTAGGAGCAGTGGACTTACCTGTAGCTCGGGAAAAAACCACAGGTTATCCAGTTATAGTGGGTTCTAGCTTAAAAGGTGCTTTGAGAGATAAGGCAGAGCAGGTATGGGGAGAAAAAGAAGAAAAATTAAAGCGGATTTTTGGCGAATCAAACCAAGCGGGATCTTTGCTTATAACCGATGCTCGTCTTCTTCTTTTACCTGTGAGGTCTCTACCAGGCCCCTTTAAGTGGGTTACTTGTCCCTATATTTTAGAGCGTCTAAAAAGAGATGGAGAGCTGATGGGGCTGTCTTGGGATTTCGATATACCTGACCCCGGGGATAAAGCCTTAGTTCAAGAAGAAATGGGAGAACTCTTTCTGGAAGAAATAGTTTTTTCCACAAGCAAAGGTAAAGATCTCAATAAAATAGTAGAAACTTTAAAAGAGTTCATTCCACATGATTCAGTAAAAAAGCGTCTAGAAACTCAGTTAGTGATCATCGATGATAAAGAATTTCAATATTTCGCTCAGTACGGGCTACCTGTTAATGCCCGGAATGTACTGAATAAAAACAAGACCAGTGACAACCTATGGTATGAAGAAGTAATTCCTCCTGATACATTATTCTATTCTCTTATTTTTGAAAGAAAGCTTACAGAGGATCAAAATGACTTATATGAGGTTGAGTCTTTGTTTAAAGATAGTCCGTATCTCCAAGTGGGAGGAAACGAAACCATAGGTCAGGGTTGGTGCAGGATACAGTGGTTTTCTGGAGGTGAATCCAGATGA
- a CDS encoding type III-B CRISPR module-associated Cmr3 family protein, which yields MNWSKWSFEALDTFFFRGGVSFHAGEGGYSSVQSLFPPFITTLQGAVRYSLAIKRGWSPEKPNLWPKELGDSDNLGKIQFKGPYLLYKNKPYFPAPLLLLKKGKDFLRLVPGSKVRCDLGEVRLPVIADEGGEGYKVIEGEYISREGLQEVIQGGLPNEEDILPRDKVYFNEPRIGLERSDKTRTAKEGHLYYVVHVRPQKETSLAIYVGGIPDDWDTSGIKAIPLGGEGRLARVEVATGFPEEVLPSFPKIYPDKDGKLRFFALLLTPGWFEPLDTAILQGPPGIPGTMVSACIGKCLYVGGWDLKKQEPRPLVPVLPPGSLWFYEAENREDIKEKLSKLHGQCLEPRGDYGFNQIIIGRWEEIK from the coding sequence ATGAACTGGAGCAAGTGGTCCTTTGAAGCTTTGGACACTTTCTTTTTCCGAGGCGGAGTCTCATTTCATGCGGGCGAAGGAGGATACAGTAGCGTACAGAGCCTTTTTCCACCCTTTATAACCACTCTACAGGGGGCAGTAAGATATAGTTTAGCCATAAAGAGAGGGTGGTCTCCTGAAAAGCCTAATTTATGGCCTAAAGAACTGGGCGATTCAGATAATTTAGGCAAAATTCAGTTTAAGGGTCCTTATCTCTTGTACAAAAATAAGCCTTATTTTCCTGCACCTCTTTTACTTCTGAAAAAAGGCAAGGATTTTTTAAGATTAGTGCCCGGTTCCAAGGTTCGTTGCGATTTAGGGGAAGTTCGCCTTCCTGTTATAGCAGATGAAGGTGGAGAAGGGTATAAGGTAATAGAAGGGGAGTATATATCTCGAGAAGGTCTTCAGGAGGTGATACAAGGCGGCCTTCCCAATGAGGAAGATATATTGCCCAGGGACAAGGTATATTTCAATGAACCCCGTATAGGTTTGGAGCGGTCCGATAAAACCCGCACCGCCAAGGAGGGTCATCTTTACTATGTAGTTCATGTAAGACCTCAAAAAGAAACATCTTTGGCCATATATGTAGGGGGCATTCCTGATGATTGGGATACTTCTGGCATCAAAGCAATACCTCTAGGTGGAGAAGGGCGCCTGGCTAGAGTTGAAGTAGCTACAGGTTTTCCTGAAGAGGTTTTACCATCATTTCCGAAAATTTATCCTGACAAAGATGGGAAATTGCGATTTTTTGCTTTACTTCTTACACCTGGATGGTTCGAGCCGTTAGATACAGCTATACTTCAAGGTCCTCCTGGAATTCCCGGCACAATGGTATCGGCGTGCATAGGGAAATGCCTCTATGTGGGAGGTTGGGACTTAAAAAAACAGGAACCCAGACCTTTAGTGCCTGTTCTTCCTCCTGGCAGCCTATGGTTTTATGAAGCGGAAAATAGAGAGGATATAAAAGAAAAGTTGAGTAAACTTCACGGGCAATGCTTGGAACCGAGAGGAGATTATGGTTTTAACCAGATAATTATAGGTAGATGGGAGGAGATAAAATGA
- a CDS encoding Cas10/Cmr2 second palm domain-containing protein has translation MITGSRYFVNSLQLHNGVLVYAGGDDVLAMVSLEKALSLALKLRETYVNAFRETFGNDYEVLEEDGEGTISAALVYAHYNVPLTGVIKEAHDLLDRVAKDETGRDSLAITVWKGSGRVLTWSAPWEFIKTHNGNIFDEFLNALSEGDKPKEYNFTFFYNLRERIEPLFSQEGKLPEQWISEEYLVDLLAAEYRKNRERQVDWPTAREKAKHILKLCQRVKRKGKEDGKGYLMDVDKASFQTDGLMLVKFLSQKGVEA, from the coding sequence ATCATAACGGGTTCCCGATATTTTGTCAACAGTCTGCAACTCCATAATGGAGTTTTGGTTTATGCTGGAGGAGATGACGTCTTAGCAATGGTTTCTCTGGAAAAAGCGCTATCTCTGGCTCTTAAGTTGCGGGAAACATACGTCAATGCTTTTAGAGAAACCTTTGGAAATGATTACGAAGTTTTGGAGGAAGATGGTGAAGGCACTATTTCGGCAGCTTTAGTATATGCCCACTACAATGTTCCATTAACCGGAGTTATAAAGGAAGCTCATGACCTACTGGATAGAGTAGCTAAAGATGAAACTGGAAGAGATAGCTTAGCTATAACTGTTTGGAAAGGATCGGGGCGAGTTTTAACTTGGTCTGCTCCTTGGGAGTTCATCAAAACCCATAACGGCAATATCTTTGATGAGTTTTTAAATGCTTTGTCCGAAGGAGACAAGCCTAAAGAATACAATTTTACTTTCTTTTACAATTTGCGGGAGAGAATAGAACCTTTGTTTTCTCAGGAGGGGAAGCTACCGGAACAATGGATATCTGAAGAGTATTTAGTAGACCTTTTGGCTGCAGAATACAGGAAAAATAGGGAGCGTCAAGTGGACTGGCCTACAGCAAGAGAAAAAGCAAAGCATATTTTAAAGCTTTGCCAGAGGGTTAAAAGAAAAGGAAAGGAAGATGGGAAGGGGTACTTGATGGATGTAGACAAAGCCAGTTTTCAAACCGATGGCCTTATGCTGGTGAAATTTCTAAGCCAGAAGGGGGTGGAGGCATGA
- a CDS encoding IS1182-like element ISTte1 family transposase: MLSKKQDARHQIEFVSIDQLVPKDHLLRKIERVIDFSFIYDLVKEKYSEDHGRPSIDPVVLIKILFIQYLFGIPSMRRTIAEIKTNVAYRWFLGYGLTEEIPHFSTFSQNYIRRFKGTDIFEKIFTKILEEAIKHGLVNAEEVFIDSTHVKASANKKKYTKEIVEKEARTYQEKLEEEINKDREAHGKKPLKKIKKIKTKEVKVSKTDPDSGMLNKNGKEKIFAYSFHTACDKNGFVLGVKVEAANVHDSVMFQEVLEEVEKRVRKPKAIAVDAGYKNPYILKTIFDRQIIPSVPYTRPKTKDGFMKKHEFVYDEYYDCYICPQNEILTYVTTNREGYREYKSNPEKCKNCPLREKCTQSKDYTKRIFRHIWEGYVEEAEHLRHTPYCKEVYERRKETIERVFADLKEKHGLRWTTLRGKEKLSMQAMLVFAAMNLKKMALWLWRKGKGPFDISKLYSLFGVLKKILSRYIQPLLSVLRKQGLKFCFVNKLKLHYGVVPHLLRF, encoded by the coding sequence ATGTTATCAAAGAAACAGGATGCCAGACATCAAATAGAATTTGTAAGCATAGATCAGTTAGTTCCAAAAGATCACCTTTTAAGGAAGATAGAAAGAGTTATAGATTTTAGTTTCATATATGATTTAGTAAAAGAGAAATATTCCGAAGATCACGGCAGACCAAGCATAGACCCAGTAGTACTCATAAAAATACTTTTCATTCAATATCTTTTTGGTATACCATCGATGAGGAGGACAATAGCAGAAATAAAAACAAATGTAGCGTATAGATGGTTTTTAGGGTATGGGCTGACAGAAGAAATACCTCATTTTTCAACATTTAGTCAGAACTACATAAGAAGATTCAAGGGGACGGATATATTTGAAAAAATATTTACGAAAATTTTAGAAGAAGCAATAAAACATGGGCTAGTAAATGCAGAGGAAGTATTCATAGATTCAACCCATGTAAAAGCAAGTGCCAACAAGAAGAAATACACCAAAGAAATAGTAGAAAAAGAAGCCAGGACTTATCAAGAAAAACTAGAAGAAGAAATAAACAAGGATAGAGAGGCTCATGGCAAAAAGCCATTAAAGAAAATCAAGAAGATAAAGACGAAAGAAGTGAAAGTAAGCAAAACAGACCCGGATAGCGGAATGTTAAACAAAAACGGAAAAGAAAAAATCTTTGCATATTCTTTTCACACAGCCTGCGATAAAAACGGATTTGTATTAGGAGTAAAAGTTGAAGCTGCAAATGTACACGACAGTGTGATGTTTCAAGAAGTATTAGAAGAAGTTGAAAAGAGGGTAAGAAAACCGAAAGCAATAGCAGTAGACGCAGGCTATAAAAATCCGTACATATTAAAGACAATATTTGATAGACAAATAATACCATCAGTGCCGTATACAAGGCCAAAAACAAAAGATGGTTTCATGAAAAAACATGAATTTGTTTATGATGAATACTATGACTGTTACATATGCCCGCAGAATGAAATATTAACATATGTTACAACCAACAGAGAAGGATATAGAGAATACAAATCAAACCCAGAAAAATGTAAAAACTGTCCTCTAAGAGAAAAGTGTACCCAAAGTAAAGACTACACAAAGAGGATATTCAGGCACATATGGGAAGGATATGTAGAAGAAGCAGAACACCTAAGGCATACACCTTACTGTAAAGAAGTATATGAGAGAAGGAAAGAGACAATAGAGAGAGTATTTGCAGATTTAAAGGAGAAGCATGGTTTGCGATGGACGACGTTAAGAGGGAAGGAAAAATTGTCCATGCAAGCGATGCTTGTTTTTGCTGCCATGAATTTAAAGAAAATGGCCTTATGGTTATGGAGGAAGGGCAAAGGGCCCTTTGACATTTCAAAACTTTATTCATTATTTGGAGTTTTAAAGAAAATTTTATCCAGATATATACAGCCCCTGCTTTCGGTACTAAGAAAACAGGGGCTAAAATTTTGCTTTGTCAACAAACTGAAACTCCATTATGGAGTTGTACCACATCTTTTACGTTTTTAG
- a CDS encoding type III-B CRISPR-associated protein Cas10/Cmr2: MSKVSLHFSIGPVQEFVAQARRTRDFWVGSFLLSYLSGLAISEVLMNGGEMVFPAVDYRGERVDALLKTIAEIREGEKVKKGPSIATLPNRFMAKVPEDFDPQKCVEAVKNGWLKIAQAVWDKFVQPVAKDGNNTEEIWKRQVENFWEIMWVLGEEGQVNLLDRRKNWRIRILLPEPGDKCTLMGHFQELSGYLRIKEREKQDAFWESLRKQVGGYELDERERLSAIGLIKRLFPLVAREAIGWDPEQKNYPSTPYLSALPWIIKAAKNLPEIVRQYAECASFLPGATHKEDLELFPSLREIANRDAQTREFLSLNGNCFHQAALSNPNLWVQEGGKDPKDEREKCQKALKELTDKVGEKPSSFYALLLMDGDRMGALLRRYNAKKISSALNSFSKNVKDVVQLHNGVSVC; encoded by the coding sequence ATGAGTAAAGTGAGTTTACATTTCTCTATAGGTCCCGTTCAGGAATTCGTGGCCCAAGCGAGAAGAACCAGGGACTTCTGGGTTGGGTCTTTTCTTCTCTCGTATCTTTCTGGTTTGGCCATTTCTGAGGTTTTGATGAATGGCGGAGAGATGGTGTTCCCGGCGGTGGATTACCGGGGAGAAAGGGTAGATGCTCTCTTGAAAACCATTGCCGAGATAAGGGAGGGGGAGAAAGTCAAAAAAGGTCCTAGCATTGCCACTTTGCCCAATCGTTTCATGGCAAAGGTTCCGGAAGATTTTGACCCGCAGAAATGTGTGGAGGCTGTAAAAAATGGTTGGCTAAAAATAGCTCAGGCTGTTTGGGATAAGTTTGTTCAGCCTGTAGCCAAGGACGGGAACAACACTGAGGAAATTTGGAAGCGCCAAGTGGAAAATTTCTGGGAAATAATGTGGGTTTTAGGGGAGGAAGGACAGGTAAACCTTTTAGATCGCAGGAAAAACTGGCGAATTCGCATTTTGCTTCCTGAACCTGGTGATAAATGCACCCTGATGGGACATTTTCAGGAACTTTCAGGGTATTTGCGCATAAAAGAAAGAGAAAAACAGGATGCTTTTTGGGAATCTTTAAGAAAACAAGTAGGCGGGTACGAGCTGGATGAAAGGGAGAGACTTTCTGCTATAGGGTTAATCAAAAGGCTTTTTCCTTTGGTAGCTCGTGAAGCCATAGGATGGGATCCTGAGCAGAAAAATTATCCTTCTACTCCGTATTTGTCAGCTTTGCCGTGGATAATAAAGGCAGCAAAAAATCTTCCAGAAATAGTGAGACAATATGCAGAATGTGCTTCTTTTCTTCCTGGAGCTACACACAAGGAAGATTTAGAGCTTTTCCCTTCGCTGAGAGAAATCGCAAACCGCGATGCCCAGACGAGAGAATTTCTCTCTCTGAATGGCAATTGTTTTCACCAAGCTGCTTTGAGTAATCCCAATCTCTGGGTGCAAGAAGGTGGGAAAGATCCCAAAGATGAGAGAGAAAAATGTCAAAAAGCTTTAAAGGAGCTTACGGACAAGGTAGGAGAAAAGCCTTCTTCCTTCTATGCTCTTCTTTTGATGGATGGAGATAGAATGGGTGCTCTTTTGCGGAGGTACAATGCCAAAAAGATTAGTTCTGCCTTGAATAGTTTTTCTAAAAACGTAAAAGATGTGGTACAACTCCATAATGGAGTTTCAGTTTGTTGA
- the cmr1 gene encoding type III-B CRISPR module RAMP protein Cmr1 — protein MRIEATYHISTPMFMGGADNGTNTELRPSSLKGLLRFWFRAVAWPQLGSLKEVFEVENSIFGSTEGQAKFLIKIDDNTLMPNKKQIFNKYTYGLNYLGYGLTEKGIRPYIENGRSFTLSLFLKKSVSEEELKFLKQSLQALGLFGGAGARSRRGFGSLSLVSLRVENNEEWNEPRNVKELKNLLRGFLNKVSRDDTLPPYTAFSSKTRIFVKKGDKDPLALLNEVGMELLRYRSYGRASKDKHVLPWGEKAEQIFADDHDLMLDFLNGKRINRIPRRVVFGLPHNYFFSGKGKVSIEPDSKGQKRRASPLFIHIHKLADGNYVGVLSLIPSQFLPQNVRVEIKRGGQSKIVPVQVNYDVISDFLKRPTLGAKVVWPNE, from the coding sequence GTGCGAATTGAAGCTACATATCATATAAGCACACCTATGTTCATGGGTGGGGCTGATAATGGAACTAATACAGAGCTTAGGCCTTCCAGCCTGAAAGGGCTCTTGCGATTTTGGTTCCGAGCTGTTGCCTGGCCCCAGCTGGGTTCTCTAAAAGAAGTTTTTGAGGTAGAAAATAGTATTTTTGGCAGTACTGAGGGGCAAGCTAAGTTTCTTATAAAAATTGATGACAATACGCTTATGCCTAATAAAAAACAGATTTTCAATAAATATACTTATGGATTAAATTACTTAGGGTATGGTTTGACAGAAAAAGGAATTAGGCCATATATTGAAAACGGCAGGAGTTTTACTCTCAGTTTATTCTTAAAAAAATCTGTATCAGAAGAAGAATTAAAATTTTTGAAACAATCTTTACAGGCTCTGGGGCTTTTTGGCGGAGCAGGAGCCAGGTCCAGGAGAGGTTTTGGTTCTCTTTCTTTGGTTTCTCTGCGAGTAGAAAATAATGAAGAGTGGAATGAGCCTCGTAATGTAAAAGAATTAAAAAACCTCCTTAGAGGATTTCTAAACAAAGTAAGTAGAGACGACACCTTACCTCCATACACGGCTTTTAGTAGTAAAACTCGAATATTTGTAAAAAAAGGAGATAAAGATCCTCTTGCACTCTTAAATGAGGTTGGAATGGAGTTGTTGAGATATCGAAGTTATGGACGAGCTTCAAAAGATAAGCATGTATTGCCTTGGGGGGAGAAAGCAGAGCAAATTTTTGCTGATGACCACGACTTGATGCTTGATTTCTTGAATGGGAAGAGAATTAACAGGATTCCACGGCGAGTAGTTTTTGGTTTGCCTCATAATTACTTTTTTAGCGGCAAAGGTAAAGTTTCTATAGAACCAGATTCAAAAGGACAAAAGAGAAGAGCGAGCCCTTTGTTTATTCATATTCATAAATTAGCTGATGGTAATTATGTAGGAGTACTTAGTTTAATTCCATCTCAGTTTTTACCTCAGAATGTAAGGGTAGAAATCAAGAGGGGTGGGCAATCAAAGATTGTCCCCGTGCAGGTAAATTACGACGTAATTTCTGATTTCCTGAAGCGCCCAACTTTAGGAGCCAAGGTGGTGTGGCCAAATGAGTAA
- the csx2 gene encoding TIGR02221 family CRISPR-associated protein, whose product MKKAISFLGKGQYKEVIYVWEDKQARTHLFPEAVAEIFQPEEVIILLTPSAKNYRPPKREQCPECNQGLPEPLEEETYWETLQKRLKDKVKLKEREIPEGKSEGELWEIFDICTQVVEKGDEVILDITHAFRSLPLIVFTAAVYLERVKGAKIKAILYGAYEAREEDIVPIFDLTKLIDLFDWMIGVEFLRQRSDAAFLAERIAETQNKIWKEEQPGEKPTKLKKLGEGLKRVSQALQLLRPLKVMEFSQELLPLFEQASGEVKTWAKPFGVVLDEVKREIKELAYECDSQKLTGENLRRQLAIIRHYIDKGRYTEGILLTREWIVDFVAYKNLKEEWLDRDYRTNTIELALNSSLKKKKGEEALVPEWFEQLAESEKLVKLWGQIRDLRNSIAHCGKTKGAQEIPTSIEKQLKEIYSMLEKLLD is encoded by the coding sequence ATGAAAAAAGCAATAAGTTTTCTAGGCAAAGGACAATATAAAGAAGTTATTTATGTCTGGGAAGATAAGCAAGCTAGGACCCATCTTTTTCCGGAAGCGGTTGCTGAAATTTTTCAACCTGAGGAGGTTATAATTTTACTGACTCCATCGGCTAAAAATTATAGACCTCCCAAAAGAGAGCAGTGCCCCGAATGCAACCAAGGACTTCCAGAACCTTTGGAAGAAGAGACTTATTGGGAAACTTTACAAAAACGTCTAAAAGATAAAGTTAAATTAAAGGAAAGAGAAATTCCTGAGGGAAAATCAGAAGGGGAACTTTGGGAAATCTTTGATATATGTACTCAAGTTGTAGAAAAAGGGGACGAAGTGATTCTGGATATTACTCATGCCTTTCGATCTTTGCCTTTAATAGTATTTACGGCAGCTGTCTATTTAGAAAGGGTCAAAGGAGCAAAAATTAAAGCTATTTTGTACGGTGCATATGAAGCAAGAGAGGAAGATATAGTTCCTATCTTTGACTTAACAAAATTGATAGATTTGTTTGATTGGATGATTGGAGTAGAATTTTTGCGACAAAGAAGTGATGCCGCTTTTTTGGCGGAACGGATAGCCGAAACCCAGAATAAAATTTGGAAGGAAGAGCAGCCAGGAGAAAAACCGACTAAATTAAAGAAATTAGGAGAAGGGCTCAAAAGGGTATCTCAAGCTTTGCAGTTACTCCGCCCTTTAAAAGTTATGGAATTTTCTCAAGAATTATTGCCTTTGTTTGAACAGGCTTCAGGTGAAGTAAAGACTTGGGCTAAACCCTTTGGGGTGGTTTTAGACGAGGTAAAAAGGGAAATAAAGGAATTGGCTTATGAATGCGATTCACAGAAATTAACTGGGGAGAATCTACGACGCCAATTAGCGATTATTCGACATTATATAGATAAGGGACGATACACAGAGGGAATTTTATTAACTAGAGAATGGATAGTGGATTTTGTAGCTTACAAAAATCTGAAAGAAGAATGGTTGGATAGGGATTACAGGACGAATACAATAGAGCTAGCCCTAAACAGTAGTTTGAAAAAGAAAAAAGGGGAGGAAGCTTTAGTACCAGAATGGTTTGAGCAATTGGCTGAGAGCGAAAAATTAGTTAAACTGTGGGGACAAATCAGAGATCTACGGAATAGCATTGCCCACTGCGGTAAAACAAAGGGCGCTCAAGAAATACCAACCAGCATTGAAAAACAATTAAAAGAAATTTATTCAATGTTGGAAAAACTTTTAGATTAG
- the csx15 gene encoding CRISPR-associated protein Csx15: protein MFLINFSHPLTENQIQKLEEKLGQKIERVVEIDAYIDQQKSLIPQIVELVDRVGFTPHEWQTVPFILNPPSLSISAVTLLAEVHGRCGYFPPVLRLRPIEGSLPLQFEVAEIINLHQVREEARKRRGS, encoded by the coding sequence ATGTTTCTCATAAATTTCTCACATCCTCTAACAGAGAACCAAATTCAAAAACTAGAAGAAAAATTGGGGCAAAAAATAGAACGCGTTGTAGAGATAGATGCTTACATAGACCAACAGAAGTCCTTAATTCCTCAAATTGTTGAGTTGGTAGATAGAGTAGGGTTTACGCCACATGAATGGCAAACAGTACCTTTTATACTAAATCCGCCATCTCTCAGCATAAGCGCAGTAACTCTTTTAGCAGAAGTACACGGAAGGTGTGGCTATTTTCCTCCTGTATTGCGTCTTCGACCAATAGAAGGAAGCCTTCCCCTCCAGTTTGAAGTAGCAGAGATTATTAACCTACACCAAGTGAGGGAGGAGGCGAGGAAAAGAAGAGGAAGTTAA
- a CDS encoding CRISPR-associated protein Csx14: protein MDKIIDKVEEGGIIMKNPNKKERLKKRKEVLIATLGSEPQVVTIALDELLKRGYPLSKVIVIYTKSSKVLDALRILDDEFLKEFYKMEFVKVPVKGYSRDGVIEDFLTEESVKALLSTIYKEIRELKQNDFTIHFLISGGRKIMGVVGMLVAQLLFGDEDRLWYLITEGWEPGNERKLHLSSEEKVWLVQIPVIRWSEASTLMRTVAEIGDPSEVEIWYRKLTKKAEFKRKKEFLNHWLTLAEREIVELVCKGYDNASISKILHKKEQTIANQLQVIYEKLKEWKDYPSMKVDRNLLIAEFAPYFALKDLEE, encoded by the coding sequence TTGGATAAAATAATTGACAAGGTGGAAGAGGGCGGAATTATCATGAAAAATCCAAACAAAAAGGAAAGGCTAAAAAAACGAAAAGAAGTTTTAATAGCAACTTTAGGAAGTGAACCACAGGTAGTCACTATTGCTTTAGATGAGTTGCTAAAAAGAGGGTATCCACTTAGCAAGGTAATTGTGATATATACCAAAAGCTCCAAAGTACTTGATGCACTAAGAATTTTAGACGATGAGTTTTTAAAGGAATTCTATAAGATGGAATTTGTTAAAGTACCTGTAAAGGGTTATTCCCGTGATGGGGTGATAGAGGATTTTCTCACAGAAGAAAGTGTAAAGGCTTTGCTAAGCACTATTTATAAAGAGATTCGAGAACTTAAGCAAAATGATTTCACAATCCATTTTCTTATTTCAGGTGGGCGGAAAATAATGGGTGTGGTAGGAATGCTTGTAGCTCAGCTTTTATTTGGGGATGAAGATCGTTTATGGTATCTTATTACAGAAGGTTGGGAACCGGGGAATGAACGCAAACTTCATCTTTCAAGTGAGGAAAAAGTCTGGTTAGTGCAAATACCTGTAATACGTTGGTCAGAAGCTTCTACTTTAATGCGCACAGTAGCGGAGATAGGGGACCCTAGTGAAGTTGAGATTTGGTATAGAAAATTGACTAAAAAAGCGGAGTTTAAGAGAAAAAAGGAATTTTTAAATCATTGGCTTACTCTAGCAGAAAGAGAGATTGTTGAGCTTGTATGTAAAGGTTACGACAATGCATCTATATCTAAGATTCTTCATAAAAAAGAGCAGACTATAGCTAATCAATTGCAAGTCATTTATGAAAAATTAAAGGAGTGGAAGGATTATCCTTCTATGAAAGTAGACCGCAATCTTCTCATTGCAGAATTTGCACCCTATTTTGCCTTAAAAGATCTAGAAGAATAA